The genomic segment AGCAGGGCGACGAGGATGCCGATGATCGCGATGACCACCAGGAGCTCGATCAGGGTGAACCCCTGACGGGCGCGCCGCGTACGGCGGATGCGAGAGAAGAACGTCACGTAACAACTCCGTGTTGCGAGAACCCGCCACCGGTCTCGTGGACAGTTACGAGAATAGACACCGGTGGGGTGTCGAAGTTATACGAGTGCAGCGCAGCGAGTCGCAAGAGATATCGGATGAATAAGGCGTGAATGTATCTACACATTCTGGGCGCCCGAACCGGAAACAAAAAGTGGCAATCTGGCGGTGCGGGGAAATCACGTTGCTTCTCGCGATGCACCACAATTTCCTCATATATCTTCAAGCTTTGCACTTCTTTTCTTCATTAATTCTGCTCGTCATTCGCTATAAGAAGATTCACTCATTTGATGGCGAATCGTACTGCTCTGGTTGGTCATTATCCCATATTATCTCTCTTGGTTAACAGCTCTGAATTGATACAGAGGGCGAGCCATGTCCGACGCGCGAGGCCTCCTCCCCCTGCCGGCCCGGCCGACGGACGGGGCCCCGTCCGTCGATCCGTCCGCGCGTGCCGCCGAGTTGCACTTTCGTAGCGCCGACGAGGCGGCGCGGCGCGGCGAGTACGACCGCGCCGCGGCCGAATACACGTACAGTATTCAACTCGATCCCGCCCGCGTCGAGGCGTTTGCGCGCCGCGCGGACATCCTGCGCGTGCTGGGGCGCTCCGATGCGGCGGTGGCTGACTATACGGCCTACCTCTCTGCGCGGCCGGCCGACCCGCTTGTGCTGGTGAACCGCGGCCAGTTGTACGCACTGGCCGGGTTGCATCGCCTTGCGGCGAGCGACTTCACGGCGGCGCTCGCGGTGAAGCCGGACGATCCGGGGGTCCGTCTGAGCCGCGGGCAAGCGCTCGCGAAGCTCGGCGAGTCGCACGAGGCGCTCGCCGACTTCACCCGCGTCATCGAGTTGACGCCCGGGAACGCGTTCGCCCACTACGAGCGCGGCTCCGCGTTCCTGCTGACCGGCGACCCGGCGTCGGCCCTCGCCGACCTGACGCGGGCCGTTCAGCTCAACCCGTTCTTGTGGCTCGCGCTCCTCCGGCGGGCCGACGCGCACACCAAGCTCGGCCAACCCGACCGGGCGGTGGCCGACCTCACGGAGGCGATCCGGCTCGATCCGTCCAACCCCGAGCTGTACGTCGCGCGAGCGGAAGTGTCCGCCCGCGCGAAGCTGTCCACCGGCCTGGAGGACTTCGACGAGGCCGTCCGGCTCGACCCGACGAACCCACAGTGGCGCGTCCGGCGGGCGGGGGCGTACCTCGCCGCCGGGCGTCCCGAGCGTGCGGAGGAGGACTATAACGTCGCAGTGGCGGCGGCCCCCGACTCGGTCGCCTGGGTCTGTGCCCGGGGCGAGGCCCGGCTGTTGATGGGCCGGTTGGACGCCGCGCTGGGTGATTATGTGGAGGCGGCGCGCCTCGCGCCCACCAGTGGGATCGCGTTCCTCGGGCAGGCGATGGTGTACGTCACCCGTGGCGACTTCAGCCTGGCGCTCCCGTACCTCGAACGGGCCATCGCCCTCGCCCCCCAACTGGCCGAGGCGCATTACCAGCGGGCGCGGTGTAACGCCCGTCTGGAACAGGTGGAGGAGGCGATCGAGGACGCCACACAGGCCCTCGCCATCAGCCCCGATGCGGTTCTCCCACGGCGCCTCCGGGCCGAGATGTTCCTGAAGGCCGGTCGGGTCGAGGACGCGTACGCGGACCTGGCCCAGCTCATCAATAAGGCCCCGGACGATCCGCAGGTGTACCACCTGCGGGGGCGGCTCGAGGCTCGGCGGGGCCGGACCGAAGCGGCCCTCGCCGACCTGACGACCGCCCTGCGGCTCGACCCGAAGTTCACCGAGGCACTGGCCCACCGGGCCGGGGTGTACCGGGCGATGGCCAAGCACCCCGAGGCGCTGGCGGACCTCACGAGCGCCGTACACCACGACCCGAAGTACGCGGCGGAATACCTGGTTCAGCTCGGCATCGTTCGCGGGGCGAAGGGCGAGTTCAACGGCGCGATCGCGGACTTCATTGTGGCGCTCCAGCTCGACCCGGCGAACAAGGCCGCCCAGCGGGCGAAGGAGCTGGTCGTCCAGCTCCGCGA from the Frigoriglobus tundricola genome contains:
- a CDS encoding tetratricopeptide repeat protein is translated as MSDARGLLPLPARPTDGAPSVDPSARAAELHFRSADEAARRGEYDRAAAEYTYSIQLDPARVEAFARRADILRVLGRSDAAVADYTAYLSARPADPLVLVNRGQLYALAGLHRLAASDFTAALAVKPDDPGVRLSRGQALAKLGESHEALADFTRVIELTPGNAFAHYERGSAFLLTGDPASALADLTRAVQLNPFLWLALLRRADAHTKLGQPDRAVADLTEAIRLDPSNPELYVARAEVSARAKLSTGLEDFDEAVRLDPTNPQWRVRRAGAYLAAGRPERAEEDYNVAVAAAPDSVAWVCARGEARLLMGRLDAALGDYVEAARLAPTSGIAFLGQAMVYVTRGDFSLALPYLERAIALAPQLAEAHYQRARCNARLEQVEEAIEDATQALAISPDAVLPRRLRAEMFLKAGRVEDAYADLAQLINKAPDDPQVYHLRGRLEARRGRTEAALADLTTALRLDPKFTEALAHRAGVYRAMAKHPEALADLTSAVHHDPKYAAEYLVQLGIVRGAKGEFNGAIADFIVALQLDPANKAAQRAKELVVQLRDTHGSPTADSEERDLDRVAAAERRLGGMGDERRSRPWRSTAGADPLPGGMKALGAGSSARTKLPRSGVVGVVLVPEDDDELSVAPTDESTEFTVGRGSGSRPPTVDNADAGGDDLVLDTEHEASGAEEQDERAAPRPRPSPKLKPKSKPKSLSRGGRREAAPASVASSKRTKSEPAPDDEEPMRAPVPPKRETVVAPATVPPKVSPAAAPAAAPATKTAVPPEVAAPKAAPKRRYDDDDEDQSKFRRLINSKRGQQILLPLGFIALSYFIYDTFLSEPSLESAVARGLAAPYPVDPECKFTPDAFMTACTKDNGAGIKKYQERYVEVTGKIKKIGSPNGPIVFETSSPAPALACGLLVPEDAAKMKVGEQVTLQGEVVGINKTTDELVIALCKVQKK